From Aptenodytes patagonicus chromosome 1, bAptPat1.pri.cur, whole genome shotgun sequence, one genomic window encodes:
- the LOC143155846 gene encoding uncharacterized protein LOC143155846 isoform X3, giving the protein MSQHIGKLYRSAVSSFLLFLLVDVGVSGGSASKENAAVTHITAQPSLLTTPEPWHLLVTQTPAKEKAKEGETVVLNCHFNSPRRPSLTDLMVKWYKEDEKGQMDLLENNVTVLPNNSRVFMSGDLSQGDASLVILNVTTSDHGLFGIEESIGTIIGVVAAGIGGVVVLIIVLTPQLRRCVLCMRQGSRQA; this is encoded by the exons ATGAGCCAGCACATTGGGAAGCTCTATAGGTCTGCAGTGTCTTCATTCCTCCTGTTCTTGCTAGTGG ATGTTGGTGTTAGCGGTGGAAGTGCAAGCAAGGAGAATGCAGCTGTAACTCATATAACAGCACAGCCTTCGTTGTTGACAACACCTGAGCCATGGCACCTTTTGGTGACTCAAACACCAGCCAAGGAAAAAGCCAAAGAGGGTGAAACTGTGGTCTTAAATTGCCACTTTAACAGTCCACGACGTCCCTCCCTGACTGACCTGATGGTGAAGTGGTACAAAGAAGATGAAAAGGGGCAGATGGACCTGCTAGAAAACAATGTGACCGTCTTGCCCAATAACTCCAGGGTTTTCATGAGTGGAGACTTGTCCCAAGGGGATGCCTCCCTGGTGATCCTCAATGTGACAACCAGTGACCACG gcTTGTTTGGTATAGAAGAATCCATTGGAACCATCATTGGGGTTGTGGCGGCTGGTATCGGGGGCGTAGTGGTTCTGATCATTGTTTTAACCCCACAGCTGAGGAGGTGCGTCCTCTGCATGAGACAAGGCTCTCGCCAAG CGTAG
- the LOC143155846 gene encoding uncharacterized protein LOC143155846 isoform X1: MSQHIGKLYRSAVSSFLLFLLVDVGVSGGSASKENAAVTHITAQPSLLTTPEPWHLLVTQTPAKEKAKEGETVVLNCHFNSPRRPSLTDLMVKWYKEDEKGQMDLLENNVTVLPNNSRVFMSGDLSQGDASLVILNVTTSDHGIYFCEVTLPDGKVVTGDGTKLRIRRALGLFGIEESIGTIIGVVAAGIGGVVVLIIVLTPQLRRCVLCMRQGSRQA, encoded by the exons ATGAGCCAGCACATTGGGAAGCTCTATAGGTCTGCAGTGTCTTCATTCCTCCTGTTCTTGCTAGTGG ATGTTGGTGTTAGCGGTGGAAGTGCAAGCAAGGAGAATGCAGCTGTAACTCATATAACAGCACAGCCTTCGTTGTTGACAACACCTGAGCCATGGCACCTTTTGGTGACTCAAACACCAGCCAAGGAAAAAGCCAAAGAGGGTGAAACTGTGGTCTTAAATTGCCACTTTAACAGTCCACGACGTCCCTCCCTGACTGACCTGATGGTGAAGTGGTACAAAGAAGATGAAAAGGGGCAGATGGACCTGCTAGAAAACAATGTGACCGTCTTGCCCAATAACTCCAGGGTTTTCATGAGTGGAGACTTGTCCCAAGGGGATGCCTCCCTGGTGATCCTCAATGTGACAACCAGTGACCACGGTATTTATTTCTGTGAGGTTACACTTCCGGACGGGAAGGTGGTGACAGGAGATGGCACAAAGCTCAGGATCAGGAGGGCTCTGG gcTTGTTTGGTATAGAAGAATCCATTGGAACCATCATTGGGGTTGTGGCGGCTGGTATCGGGGGCGTAGTGGTTCTGATCATTGTTTTAACCCCACAGCTGAGGAGGTGCGTCCTCTGCATGAGACAAGGCTCTCGCCAAG CGTAG
- the LOC143155846 gene encoding uncharacterized protein LOC143155846 isoform X2 — protein MSQHIGKLYRSAVSSFLLFLLVDVGVSGGSASKENAAVTHITAQPSLLTTPEPWHLLVTQTPAKEKAKEGETVVLNCHFNSPRRPSLTDLMVKWYKEDEKGQMDLLENNVTVLPNNSRVFMSGDLSQGDASLVILNVTTSDHGIYFCEVTLPDGKVVTGDGTKLRIRRALGLFGIEESIGTIIGVVAAGIGGVVVLIIVLTPQLRRCVLCMRQGSRQA, from the exons ATGAGCCAGCACATTGGGAAGCTCTATAGGTCTGCAGTGTCTTCATTCCTCCTGTTCTTGCTAGTGG ATGTTGGTGTTAGCGGTGGAAGTGCAAGCAAGGAGAATGCAGCTGTAACTCATATAACAGCACAGCCTTCGTTGTTGACAACACCTGAGCCATGGCACCTTTTGGTGACTCAAACACCAGCCAAGGAAAAAGCCAAAGAGGGTGAAACTGTGGTCTTAAATTGCCACTTTAACAGTCCACGACGTCCCTCCCTGACTGACCTGATGGTGAAGTGGTACAAAGAAGATGAAAAGGGGCAGATGGACCTGCTAGAAAACAATGTGACCGTCTTGCCCAATAACTCCAGGGTTTTCATGAGTGGAGACTTGTCCCAAGGGGATGCCTCCCTGGTGATCCTCAATGTGACAACCAGTGACCACGGTATTTATTTCTGTGAGGTTACACTTCCGGACGGGAAGGTGGTGACAGGAGATGGCACAAAGCTCAGGATCAGGAGGGCTCTGG gcTTGTTTGGTATAGAAGAATCCATTGGAACCATCATTGGGGTTGTGGCGGCTGGTATCGGGGGCGTAGTGGTTCTGATCATTGTTTTAACCCCACAGCTGAGGAGGTGCGTCCTCTGCATGAGACAAGGCTCTCGCCAAG CTTGA